A portion of the Juglans microcarpa x Juglans regia isolate MS1-56 chromosome 1D, Jm3101_v1.0, whole genome shotgun sequence genome contains these proteins:
- the LOC121238129 gene encoding E3 ubiquitin-protein ligase UPL6 isoform X3, with amino-acid sequence MFFSGDPSTRKRVDLGGRSSKERDRQKLLEQTRLERNRRLWLRQQNSAALKIQKCFRGRKAVKAEHFKAREHFYETYGKHCQNVNRHCFGPDSEFLRQLLFFFNAQNAGDFAILVETCRLLLQFVRDSDHATGNIAGLFAGKDYSSNRTLVDYRVKQLAYACIQAVHQNRNWLEEQVLMSPEESSTSTSLLLETVVLLINPKLPWACNIVGYLLQRNTFTLFREIALTWKESTKTGNAIGTVLSLEHVLGLIIPHVGQKPCTCPNTYPQSSFSSQILTIPFLWQLFPYLKEVFASRGLSQHYIHQMAFCMQNSANILPNDVSAEYPSYACLLGNILETAGVALSQPNCSFEMAVDLAAVTTFLLETLPSMKSSSRESKESSMLVEDDTVAGDEAIEIGLNKDLERQICNAIDPRFLLQLTNLLFGGISLAGGSHDGPDDKEVAAVGAACAFLHVTFNTLPLERIMTVLAYRTELVPVLWNFMKRCHENQKWSSLSQQFAYLSGDAPGWLLPLAVFCPVYKHMLMIVDNEEFYEQEKPLSLKDIRCLIIILRQALWQLLWINPATPANSVKLAANTSTNKRHPEEFIQERVSVVASVLLSQLQDWNNRRQFTSPSDFHADGVNEFFISQALIENTRANDILKQAPFLVPFTSRVKIFTSQLTAVRQRQESHSVFTRNRFRIRRDHILEDAYNQMSALSEEDLRGVIRVTFVNEFGVEEAGIDGGGIFKDFMENITRAAFDVQYGLFKETADHLLYPNPGSGMIHEQHLQFFHFLGSLLAKAMFEGILVDIPFATFFLSKLKQKYNYLNDLPSLDPELYRHLIFLKHYEGDISDLELYFVIVNNEYGEQTEEELLPGGKNLRVSNENVITFIHLVANHRLNFQIRQQSSHFLRGFQQLIQKDWIDMFNEHELQLLISGSVDSLDVDDLRLNTNYVGGYHKEHYIVEMFWEVLKSFSLENQKKFLKFVTGCSRGPLLGFRYLEPLFCIQRAAGIASEEALDRLPTSATCMNLLKLPPYRSKEQLETKLLYAINADAGFDLS; translated from the exons ATGTTCTTCTCGGGCGATCCATCGACTCGGAAGCGAGTCGATTTGGGGGGCCGGAGTTCGAAGGAAAGGGATAGGCAGAAGCTTCTGGAGCAGACGAGGTTGGAGCGCAACCGGCGCTTGTGGTTACGCCAGCAAAACTCGGCCGCGCTCAAAATCCAG AAATGCTTCAGAGGGAGGAAGGCAGTGAAAGCTGAACATTTTAAGGCGCGAGAGCATTTCTATGAAACCTATGGGAAGCACTGCCAAAATGTAAACAG GCATTGTTTTGGCCCAGACTCAGAGTTCCTCCGTCagttactttttttctttaatgcaCAAAATGCTGGTGATTTTGCAATCCTTGTGGAGACATGCCGATTACTTCTGCAATTTGTTCGTGATAGTG ATCACGCAACAGGGAACATTGCAGGCCTCTTTGCCGGCAAGGATTATTCATCCAACAGAACCTTGGTGGACTACAGAGTGAAGCAACTTGCATATGCTTGTATTCAGGCTGTGCATCAGAATAG AAATTGGTTAGAGGAGCAAGTATTGATGTCGCCTGAGGAATCTAGCACATCAACGAGTCTCTTGCTAGAAACAGTAGTTTTATTGATAAATCCAAAACTTCCATGGGCTTGTAATATAGTTGGCTATCTATTGCAAAGAAATACATTCACCCTATTTAGAGAGATTGCACTTACATGGAAG GAAAGTACTAAGACCGGTAATGCCATTGGTACAGTTTTGTCATTGGAGCATGTGCTTGGCCTTATAATTCCTCACGTTGGTCAGAAGCCATGTACTTGTCCAAATACCTACCCACAATCGAGTTTCTCATCCCAGATTCTTACAATTCCTTTCTTGTGGCAGCTTTTCCCATACTTAAAAGAG GTTTTTGCAAGTCGGGGGCTTAGCCAACATTACATACATCAGATGGCATTTTGTATGCAAAATAGTGCTAATATACTTCCTAATGATGTATCCGCTGAATATCCTAGTTATGCCTGCCTTCTTGGGAATATTTTAGAAACTGCTGGTGTTGCTTTATCACAGCCCAACTGCTCATTTGAAATG GCTGTGGACCTTGCTGCTGTTACAACGTTTTTGTTGGAGACACTTCCTTCCATGAAATCATCTAGCAGAGAGAGTAAAGAAA GTTCCATGCTGGTTGAGGATGACACAGTTGCAGGTGATGAAGCAATAGAAATAGGTTTGAATAAGGATTTGGAACGACAAATATGCAATGCTATAGATCCTCGATTTCTTCTGCAATTG ACAAATTTGTTATTTGGAGGAATTTCTCTTGCCGGTGGTTCACACGATGGACCTGATGATAAGGAGGTGGCAGCTGTCGGTGCAGCTTGTGCTTTTCTGCATGTCACTTTTAACACTTTACCTCTTGAGCGAATCATGACTGTACTAGCTTACAGAACTGAACTTGTTCCTGTGCTTTGGAATTTTATGAAGCGGTGCCATGAGAATCAGAAATGGTCATCCTTGTCACAGCAGTTTGCATATCTGTCTGGAGATGCACCTGGTTGGCTATTGCCCCTGGCTGTTTTCTGTCCTGTGTACAA GCACATGCTTATGATAGTTGATAATGAGGAGTTCTATGAGCAGGAGAAACCACTATCATTGAAGGATATTAGATGCcttataattattctaagacaG GCGCTATGGCAGCTTCTATGGATCAATCCTGCAACACCAGCTAATTCTGTGAAACTCGCCGCCAACACCTCTACTAATAAGAGGCATCCTGAAGAATTCATTCAAGAAAGGGTTAGCGTTGTAGCCTCTGTGCTCCTCTCACAG TTGCAAGACTGGAACAATAGACGGCAATTTACATCCCCCAGTGACTTCCATGCTGATGGTGTTAATGAATTTTTCATTTCCCAG GCTCTAATAGAAAATACCCGAGCAAATGATATATTGAAGCAAGCTCCTTTCTTGGTGCCATTTACAAGCAGGGTTAAAATATTCACT TCACAGTTAACGGCAGTTCGGCAAAGACAAGAGTCTCATTCTGTTTTTACTAGGAACCGATTCAGAATACGAAGGGATCATATTTTAGAAGATGCCTATAACCAGATGAGTGCATTGTCTGAAGAGGATCTTCGAGGAGTT ATTCGTGTAACGTTTGTCAATGAATTTGGGGTTGAGGAGGCTGGTATTGATGGTGGTGGAATTTTCAAAGATTTCATGGAGAATATTACTCGAGCAGCTTTTGATGTCCAGTATGGTTTATTTAAG GAAACAGCTGATCACCTGCTCTACCCTAACCCTGGATCTGGAATGATACATGAACAACATCTccaatttttccattttcttggaAGTCTTCTGGCAAAG GCTATGTTTGAAGGGATTCTTGTTGATATTCCATTTGCAACATTCTTCTTGAGCAAATTAAAGCAGAA GTACAATTATCTGAACGACTTACCTTCATTGGACCCGGAACTGTATCGCCATCTTATTTTCTTGAAG CATTATGAAGGTGACATTTCAGATTTAGAACTGTACTTTGTTATTGTCAATAATGAATATGGAGAGCAGACTGAAGAAGAGCTACTTCCTGGAGGAAAGAACTTGCGTGTTTCCAATGAGAACGTTATTACATTTATACATCTTGTGGCCAATCACCGTTTGAATTTTCAG ATACGTCAACAAAGTTCTCATTTCTTGAGGGGGTTTCAGCAGCTTATACAGAAAGATTGGATTGACATGTTTAATGAGCATGAACTTCAG CTTTTGATATCAGGTTCAGTTGACAGCTTGGATGTTGATGATCTAAGATTGAATACCAATTATGTAGGCGGCTATCATAAA GAACATTACATCGTAGAGATGTTCTGGGAAGTTCTGAAAAGCTTTTCATTGGAAAATcagaagaaatttttgaa GTTTGTCACTGGGTGCTCTCGAGGACCCCTTCTTGGATTCAGATATCTCGAGCCTTTATTTTGCATACAAAG